A section of the Verrucomicrobiota bacterium genome encodes:
- a CDS encoding enoyl-CoA hydratase/isomerase family protein yields MMLTIKKAAVIGAGNMGAQIAAHLANVGIPSILMDVVPTELTPEEQKRGLTLQDREVRNRVTKTLFERAKKLSPTPFFVPENTKLITIGNIEDDLPKIADADWVIEAVLEKMDLKRSLHAKIAKHARVDAIVTSNTSGLSINGMLEGCSKKYRKRFFGTHFFNPPRYMRLLEIIPNTETTPRLLKQFTEFGENVLGKGIVPCKDTPGFVANRIGCFAMQHVHWLTVQEGLGLDEVDAISGRALGRPASATYRLGDIVGIDLMVQVGLNFSEQLKNDDQIAKYPLPDYIVEMVKRGWWGEKKGQGFYKRVKTEKGREILTLDYKTLDYRPRQRAQFPSLETVGKAADPAERLRGLCAATDKAGDFAWKHLSATICYSADRLTEIADDVVTVDNAMRWGFNWELGPFEIWDALGVRETVARLEKEGRAVPTVVRDLLAAGKTSFYETQNARRFFFDLAKRDYVPVPVSEKAISLPMLRKDNKVIRSNAGASLIDLGDDVACLEFHVKMNVIGGEQLTMLKQSLEEVRKNFAGLVIGNQGDHFSAGANLLLVTTQIQNQEWDDINASIHTFQQATTTLRQFEKPVVSACHGYTLGGGCEITMGSDHVVIAAETYMGLPEVGVGLIPAAGGTKEMLIRCTEHLPRTPDTDYFPGLQHAWETIGMAKVSTSAHEAAKLKYLRMSDATVVLNRDWLIGEAKAKVLQMSAQGYKPKAQRDDLPAVGESGLAMFKMILYQMRMAGQISEHDHKIGSKLAYVLCGGDLTSLHFVSEQYILDLEREAFLSLCGEAKTMERIKHTLKTGKPLRN; encoded by the coding sequence ATCATGCTGACGATCAAAAAAGCCGCCGTCATCGGCGCAGGAAACATGGGCGCTCAAATCGCCGCGCATCTGGCTAATGTCGGAATCCCTTCAATCTTGATGGACGTGGTGCCGACCGAGCTGACGCCGGAAGAACAAAAACGCGGGCTGACCTTGCAGGACCGGGAGGTGCGCAACCGCGTCACCAAGACCTTGTTCGAGCGTGCCAAGAAACTTTCGCCGACTCCTTTCTTCGTTCCAGAGAACACCAAACTCATCACCATTGGCAATATTGAAGATGACCTTCCCAAAATCGCCGACGCCGATTGGGTAATCGAAGCAGTGCTGGAGAAGATGGATCTAAAGCGCAGCTTGCACGCCAAAATCGCGAAGCACGCTCGCGTCGATGCCATCGTCACCTCCAACACTTCCGGCCTTTCCATCAACGGCATGTTGGAAGGATGTTCCAAGAAATATCGCAAGCGATTTTTCGGCACGCACTTTTTCAATCCGCCGCGCTACATGCGGTTGTTGGAAATCATCCCCAACACCGAAACCACGCCCCGGCTGCTCAAGCAATTCACGGAGTTCGGCGAAAATGTTTTGGGCAAAGGGATTGTGCCTTGCAAGGACACGCCCGGCTTCGTCGCCAACCGCATCGGCTGTTTCGCCATGCAGCACGTGCATTGGCTCACGGTGCAGGAAGGTCTGGGACTTGACGAAGTGGATGCGATCTCCGGCCGCGCGCTGGGCCGCCCGGCCAGCGCCACCTATCGGCTCGGCGACATCGTCGGCATCGATCTCATGGTGCAAGTCGGTCTGAACTTTTCCGAGCAACTGAAGAATGACGATCAAATCGCCAAGTATCCACTGCCCGATTACATCGTGGAAATGGTCAAGCGCGGTTGGTGGGGCGAGAAGAAGGGCCAGGGTTTTTACAAACGGGTCAAGACCGAGAAGGGCCGGGAAATCCTGACGCTCGATTACAAGACTCTCGATTATCGCCCGCGCCAACGCGCTCAGTTTCCCTCTCTCGAAACGGTCGGCAAGGCCGCCGATCCCGCCGAACGTCTCCGGGGTCTGTGTGCGGCGACCGACAAGGCTGGCGACTTCGCTTGGAAGCATCTCAGCGCCACCATTTGTTATTCCGCCGACCGGCTTACGGAAATTGCCGATGACGTGGTCACGGTCGATAACGCCATGCGCTGGGGCTTCAACTGGGAGCTTGGCCCGTTTGAAATCTGGGACGCGCTCGGGGTCCGCGAAACGGTCGCGCGTTTGGAAAAGGAAGGACGCGCTGTGCCGACCGTAGTTCGCGACCTGCTCGCCGCGGGCAAGACTTCCTTTTACGAAACTCAGAACGCGCGGCGATTCTTCTTCGATCTTGCCAAGCGGGATTATGTTCCGGTGCCAGTTTCGGAGAAAGCCATCAGCCTGCCGATGTTGCGCAAGGACAACAAAGTCATTCGCAGCAATGCTGGCGCGAGTTTGATCGACCTCGGCGACGACGTCGCGTGCCTGGAATTTCACGTCAAGATGAACGTCATCGGCGGCGAGCAACTCACAATGTTGAAGCAATCACTCGAAGAGGTGCGGAAGAATTTCGCCGGACTGGTCATCGGCAATCAGGGCGACCATTTTTCGGCGGGCGCGAACTTGTTGCTCGTCACCACGCAAATCCAAAATCAGGAGTGGGACGACATCAACGCGAGCATCCACACCTTCCAGCAGGCCACGACCACGCTGCGCCAGTTTGAGAAGCCCGTGGTCTCGGCTTGTCACGGCTACACATTGGGCGGCGGCTGCGAAATCACGATGGGCTCGGACCACGTGGTCATCGCGGCGGAAACTTACATGGGCCTGCCGGAAGTCGGCGTCGGTCTGATTCCCGCCGCGGGCGGCACCAAGGAAATGTTGATTCGTTGCACGGAACATCTGCCGCGCACGCCGGACACGGATTATTTCCCCGGCTTGCAGCATGCCTGGGAAACGATCGGCATGGCGAAGGTTTCGACGAGCGCGCACGAGGCGGCCAAGTTGAAATATTTGCGGATGAGCGATGCGACTGTCGTGCTCAATCGCGATTGGCTCATCGGCGAAGCCAAGGCCAAAGTGCTCCAAATGTCGGCGCAAGGTTACAAGCCCAAGGCGCAACGGGACGACCTCCCGGCTGTTGGCGAGAGCGGTCTGGCGATGTTCAAAATGATTCTCTACCAAATGCGCATGGCCGGACAGATCAGCGAGCACGATCACAAGATCGGCAGCAAACTCGCCTACGTGCTGTGCGGCGGCGATTTGACCTCGTTGCATTTTGTCTCCGAGCAATACATTTTGGACCTGGAACGCGAGGCCTTCCTGAGTCTTTGCGGCGAGGCCAAGACGATGGAACGCATCAAGCACACGTTGAAAACCGGAAAACCATTAAGGAATTAA
- a CDS encoding acetyl-CoA C-acyltransferase: MKEVFIVSAARTPVGKAPNGRLKTVRPDDLGAIVIKEVLKRAPQISPEQVEDVIIGCAMPEGAQGMNMARISCQRAGLPDTVPGVTINRFCASGLEAIAMGAQRIMSGMADIVIAGGAESMSQVPMGGFKMAPNPCLVEQMPDAYLAMGLTAETVASKFQVSREDQDAFAYESHQKAIAAIDAGRFKEESVSVSGREVTLDEKSKRKVTEFVFEVDEGPRRDTTPEKLAALRPAFNPKGSVTAGNASQRSDGAAAVILMSGEKMKELGLKPLARFVTYAVGGVPPGIMGIGPVAAIPKALKNAGLKIADIDLIELNEAFASQALSVIRQCELPRDRVNVNGGAIALGHALGATGAKLTVSIINELKRRNGRYGLITMCIGGGMGGAGIVELAA; encoded by the coding sequence ATGAAAGAAGTTTTTATTGTGTCGGCGGCGCGCACGCCGGTGGGTAAAGCCCCGAATGGCCGCCTCAAAACCGTTCGTCCGGATGATCTCGGTGCCATCGTCATCAAGGAAGTGCTCAAACGCGCACCGCAAATTTCTCCCGAACAGGTCGAAGACGTCATCATCGGCTGCGCGATGCCCGAGGGCGCGCAAGGCATGAACATGGCGCGCATTTCATGTCAACGCGCCGGACTGCCCGACACCGTTCCCGGCGTGACCATCAATCGCTTTTGCGCCTCCGGGTTGGAGGCGATTGCCATGGGCGCGCAACGAATCATGAGCGGCATGGCTGACATCGTGATCGCCGGCGGCGCCGAAAGCATGAGCCAGGTGCCCATGGGTGGATTCAAAATGGCGCCCAATCCCTGTCTCGTGGAACAGATGCCGGACGCCTACCTCGCGATGGGGTTGACCGCCGAAACTGTGGCCAGCAAATTTCAAGTCTCGCGCGAAGACCAGGACGCCTTCGCTTACGAAAGTCATCAGAAGGCCATTGCCGCCATCGACGCCGGGCGATTCAAGGAAGAATCGGTTTCCGTCAGCGGGCGCGAAGTCACCTTGGACGAAAAAAGCAAACGAAAGGTCACGGAGTTTGTTTTCGAGGTCGATGAAGGTCCTCGTCGCGACACAACACCGGAAAAACTCGCCGCGTTGCGCCCGGCGTTTAATCCCAAAGGTTCGGTGACGGCCGGAAACGCTTCTCAGCGCAGCGATGGTGCTGCCGCTGTCATCTTGATGTCAGGCGAAAAGATGAAGGAACTCGGCCTAAAACCGCTGGCGCGGTTCGTTACGTATGCCGTTGGCGGAGTGCCGCCCGGCATCATGGGCATCGGTCCGGTGGCCGCGATTCCCAAGGCTTTGAAAAATGCCGGCTTGAAAATTGCGGACATCGATTTGATCGAATTGAACGAAGCCTTTGCCAGCCAGGCGCTCTCCGTCATCCGGCAATGCGAGTTGCCGCGCGACCGCGTCAACGTCAACGGTGGTGCCATCGCGCTCGGCCATGCGCTCGGCGCGACGGGCGCGAAGCTGACCGTCAGCATCATCAACGAACTCAAGCGGCGCAACGGTCGTTACGGTCTCATCACAATGTGCATTGGCGGCGGGATGGGCGGCGCGGGCATTGTGGAACTAGCGGCGTAA
- a CDS encoding electron transfer flavoprotein subunit beta/FixA family protein gives MKILVPLKRVPDPDTKIRLKTDGSSVDWDGVKFAINPFDAIALEEALRIEESQGEIDIVVVSIGGDECTEQLRAGLAMAADRALLIRAEPDLDPLAIAKIFVAVYKLEKPDFVLMGKQAIDDDSNQVGQMLAALLGIGQATFVSKLELLDNNTRACCGRETDAGIETVVVKLPAIITTDLRLNEPRYVSLPGIMKAKKKPLEEITVADLGVTVASRTKVLALEPPPKRKAGVRVKTVDELVDKLKNEAKVI, from the coding sequence TTGAAAATATTGGTGCCGCTGAAGCGCGTCCCCGACCCGGACACAAAAATTCGCCTGAAAACAGATGGCTCGTCCGTCGATTGGGACGGAGTTAAGTTTGCCATCAATCCCTTCGACGCCATTGCGCTGGAGGAGGCGTTGCGCATCGAGGAAAGCCAGGGCGAAATCGACATCGTCGTCGTCAGCATCGGCGGCGATGAGTGCACGGAGCAATTGCGCGCCGGACTGGCGATGGCCGCAGACCGCGCGTTGCTGATTCGCGCCGAACCCGACCTCGACCCGCTGGCCATCGCCAAAATATTCGTCGCCGTTTACAAATTGGAAAAGCCCGACTTCGTCCTCATGGGCAAGCAGGCCATCGACGACGACTCCAATCAAGTCGGCCAGATGCTCGCCGCGTTGCTTGGTATTGGCCAGGCGACCTTTGTTTCCAAATTGGAGTTGCTGGACAACAACACCCGGGCGTGCTGTGGACGCGAGACCGACGCGGGCATCGAAACCGTCGTGGTCAAACTGCCGGCCATCATTACCACCGATTTGCGCCTGAATGAACCGCGCTACGTTTCGCTGCCCGGCATCATGAAGGCCAAGAAAAAGCCGCTGGAGGAAATCACGGTGGCTGATCTCGGTGTGACTGTCGCTTCGCGCACCAAGGTTCTCGCCCTCGAACCGCCGCCCAAGCGCAAGGCCGGCGTGCGCGTCAAGACCGTCGATGAACTCGTGGACAAACTGAAAAACGAAGCCAAGGTCATTTGA
- a CDS encoding electron transfer flavoprotein subunit alpha/FixB family protein, which produces MAKILVLAEHDEGQLKLATLSAMGFAHEVCADAGGSYDVLILGEGISAAVELLRGYGAASVLVADHAALKDPLADKYARVIDEVARVQNATMVVGAASTFSKDVLPRAAALLDAGMISDVNDVRSDGNDFIFKRIMFAGNVIATVKLDGALKFLTVRSAAFAPPPKVAGTSPITSVAVDAGKLPSQIEYVGREAKVAGRPDSTEARVVVSGGRAIKNAEDFEQLIGGLADVLGGAVGSSRALVDSGITPNSLQVGQTGKIVAPDLYIAVGISGAIQHMAGMKDTKVIVAINKDAEAPIFEIADYGLVGDVYQIVPELMEKLKK; this is translated from the coding sequence ATGGCAAAGATTCTCGTCCTAGCGGAACACGATGAGGGCCAGCTCAAGCTCGCCACGCTTTCGGCCATGGGCTTCGCGCACGAAGTTTGCGCCGATGCGGGCGGCTCGTACGACGTCTTGATTTTAGGTGAAGGCATCTCCGCCGCCGTGGAATTGCTGCGGGGTTACGGCGCAGCTTCCGTGCTGGTTGCCGACCACGCCGCCCTTAAAGACCCGCTGGCCGACAAATACGCCCGCGTCATTGACGAAGTGGCGCGCGTGCAAAACGCCACGATGGTCGTGGGCGCAGCTTCGACGTTCAGCAAGGACGTACTGCCGCGCGCGGCCGCGTTGTTGGATGCCGGCATGATCAGCGACGTAAATGACGTGCGCTCGGACGGCAACGATTTTATTTTCAAACGCATCATGTTCGCGGGCAACGTCATCGCCACCGTGAAACTGGACGGCGCTTTGAAGTTTTTGACCGTTCGCTCGGCGGCCTTCGCGCCGCCGCCCAAAGTAGCCGGGACTTCGCCAATCACGTCAGTAGCCGTGGACGCCGGCAAACTGCCATCGCAAATCGAATATGTCGGACGCGAGGCAAAAGTCGCCGGTCGGCCCGATTCAACCGAAGCGCGGGTGGTCGTATCCGGCGGACGCGCAATCAAGAACGCCGAAGATTTCGAGCAACTGATCGGCGGCCTGGCCGACGTGCTCGGCGGCGCGGTGGGTTCATCCCGCGCACTCGTGGATTCCGGCATCACTCCGAATTCGTTGCAAGTCGGGCAAACGGGCAAGATCGTCGCCCCCGATTTATACATCGCCGTCGGCATCTCCGGCGCGATTCAACACATGGCGGGCATGAAGGACACCAAGGTCATTGTTGCCATCAATAAGGACGCGGAAGCGCCGATTTTCGAGATCGCTGATTACGGTCTGGTCGGCGACGTGTATCAAATCGTGCCGGAGTTGATGGAGAAATTGAAAAAATAG
- a CDS encoding 4Fe-4S dicluster domain-containing protein produces the protein MQPTRETFGNIPHSSQIIFYCLTVVTMAVFAFGIWRRFKLWRQGTPIGVKELIVGNLKQVWAKVQPGVRRLMVEGLGQKRVRGRGLASWAHIMLFAGFMMLFLGTTMLEIDHLSSGISEALHFHKGTYYVIYEFTLDVFGLLFLIGCSLFLWRRTRRPSSVGHKATDWYVLGSFIAIGVTGYLLEGLRMTWQHPTGIAAQCSPVGLLIAQWFSGLSDSAARSAHFTVWWLHAFLVFGFIASIPYTRLMHFITGPMNLFLAQPMLGKLVPVSMEEVEKTERVGVSAVTHFNQQQLLSLDACMECGRCEDACPAFATDKPLSPKKVVQDLKALMTLNLTPHASPTTQIQRALHGDTIQAETLWSCTACSACVNVCPVRIDPLTLITDMRRNRVGEGTLSGTAATALRRMQSSSNPWGLPAADRPNWSEGLGAPTVKENPNFEVLYWIGCAGSYDRRAQRVARAVVKLLKHANLNFAILGREEKCTGESARRLGDEFLFQELAQANIATLAKYNVRKILAHCPHCLNSLLKDYSQFGGQYEVIHHTQFISQLIKDGRLKIPSPAGQSDTGAVTYHDPCYLARVNGIHEAPREVLRTALGASSSPPDFREMLRNREKTFCCGAGGGRMWMEEDPKQRISTVRAKEALVTGAKTVAVGCPFCLTMVTDGVAAQDSSARVLDVAEILAEKLGV, from the coding sequence ATGCAACCCACCCGCGAAACCTTCGGCAACATCCCGCATTCGTCGCAGATCATTTTCTATTGCCTGACGGTGGTGACGATGGCGGTGTTCGCCTTTGGAATCTGGCGGCGATTCAAGTTGTGGCGTCAGGGCACACCCATCGGCGTCAAAGAGCTGATCGTCGGCAACCTCAAACAAGTCTGGGCCAAAGTGCAGCCAGGAGTGCGGCGTTTAATGGTGGAAGGGTTGGGACAAAAACGGGTGCGCGGTCGCGGCCTAGCAAGCTGGGCGCATATCATGCTCTTTGCCGGCTTTATGATGTTGTTTCTCGGCACGACAATGCTGGAGATCGACCACCTGTCTTCGGGAATTTCGGAGGCACTGCATTTTCACAAGGGAACTTATTACGTCATTTATGAGTTCACCTTGGATGTCTTCGGTCTTTTGTTCCTGATCGGCTGCAGTTTGTTTTTGTGGCGGCGGACGCGGCGACCGTCGAGCGTCGGCCACAAGGCGACTGACTGGTATGTGCTCGGTTCGTTCATCGCCATTGGCGTCACCGGCTATCTGCTGGAAGGATTGCGCATGACCTGGCAGCACCCGACTGGCATTGCCGCGCAATGTTCACCGGTGGGACTGTTGATCGCGCAGTGGTTCTCCGGTCTGAGCGACAGCGCAGCGCGTTCGGCACACTTCACAGTCTGGTGGCTTCACGCTTTTCTCGTGTTCGGCTTCATCGCATCGATTCCCTACACGCGGCTGATGCATTTCATCACCGGTCCGATGAATCTTTTCCTCGCTCAACCCATGCTCGGCAAGCTCGTGCCGGTATCCATGGAGGAAGTGGAGAAGACCGAACGCGTCGGCGTCAGCGCGGTTACCCACTTCAATCAACAACAACTCCTGAGTCTTGATGCCTGCATGGAATGTGGTCGTTGCGAAGATGCTTGTCCCGCCTTCGCCACGGACAAACCGCTGTCCCCGAAAAAGGTCGTTCAAGATTTGAAAGCGTTGATGACCCTGAATCTCACGCCTCACGCATCACCCACCACGCAGATTCAGCGCGCATTGCACGGCGACACCATTCAAGCCGAAACACTCTGGTCGTGCACGGCCTGCAGCGCGTGCGTGAACGTCTGCCCGGTGCGGATCGATCCGCTCACGTTGATCACGGACATGCGCCGCAATCGCGTCGGCGAAGGCACGTTGAGCGGCACGGCGGCGACGGCGTTGCGCCGGATGCAATCCAGTTCCAATCCTTGGGGCTTGCCCGCCGCCGACCGCCCGAACTGGTCGGAGGGTTTGGGCGCGCCCACGGTCAAGGAGAATCCAAATTTCGAAGTGCTATATTGGATCGGCTGCGCCGGGTCGTATGATCGCCGGGCGCAACGCGTCGCGCGCGCCGTGGTGAAACTGTTGAAGCACGCGAACCTCAACTTCGCCATCCTTGGCCGCGAAGAAAAATGCACCGGCGAATCCGCGCGCCGCCTCGGCGACGAGTTTTTGTTTCAGGAACTGGCCCAGGCCAACATCGCCACGCTGGCCAAATACAATGTTCGTAAAATCCTCGCGCACTGTCCACATTGCCTGAACAGCCTGCTCAAGGATTACTCGCAGTTCGGCGGACAATACGAGGTGATTCATCACACCCAGTTCATCTCCCAACTGATCAAGGATGGGCGATTGAAAATCCCCAGCCCCGCCGGTCAAAGCGACACCGGCGCGGTGACGTATCACGACCCGTGCTATCTCGCCCGCGTCAACGGCATTCACGAGGCGCCACGCGAGGTTCTGAGGACGGCCTTGGGCGCGTCCTCCTCACCGCCTGACTTTCGCGAAATGCTGCGTAATCGGGAAAAGACCTTTTGCTGCGGCGCGGGTGGCGGGCGCATGTGGATGGAGGAAGACCCGAAGCAACGCATCTCCACGGTGCGCGCCAAGGAAGCCCTGGTCACCGGCGCCAAGACGGTTGCGGTCGGTTGTCCATTCTGCCTGACGATGGTCACCGACGGTGTGGCGGCTCAGGACAGTTCCGCGCGCGTGCTGGACGTGGCGGAAATTCTCGCGGAGAAACTGGGCGTCTGA
- a CDS encoding acyl-CoA dehydrogenase family protein: MSELKKLPPHLIGGNFLLTETDPSLVFTPEELTSDQRMMAQTAEKFVEKEVMPNVEALEHQQDGIGPALFRKACKLGLIGMETPAEFGGLGLNKVTGIGVSEQLTRLGGFGVTCGAHSGIGTQPLIYFGNEAQKKKYLPKLASGEWIAAYALSETGSGSDALGMRTKATLTPDGKHYVLNGTKMWISNAGWADLITVFAKVDGKLVTAFLVERTFPGVSTGKEEHKLGIKSSSTRRVILEDVKVPVENVLGEIGKGAYIAFNILNLGRFGLGAGCIGGSKDLLKVATKYALERQQFGRPIASFGLIQHKLAEMAVRIFAGESTTYRTAAMIDAVMATGEMMDSPAFARALDEFALECSIIKIVCSEILGYAADETLQVHGGYGFTEEFPAARGYRDSRINRIFEGTNEINRLFIPGNLMRRAQKGRFPLMEAVKKVSKEVLDLSPSLDADGDELAAAQSLLANAKKLVLLLAGIAYQKFGDKLIEEQEVLACLSDIISDIYLAESARLRTLKVRKSNVRQSIMADLTLVFVNDAVGRMEALARTALTATSEGDELRAQLGIAKRLLRWQPLNTVAMRRRIAKRLCEVGNYSALVAEK, from the coding sequence ATGTCAGAACTAAAGAAATTGCCTCCTCACCTCATCGGCGGAAACTTTTTACTCACGGAAACCGACCCCAGCCTGGTTTTCACCCCGGAGGAATTGACGTCCGACCAACGCATGATGGCGCAGACAGCCGAGAAGTTTGTCGAAAAGGAGGTCATGCCGAACGTCGAAGCCCTGGAACATCAACAGGACGGGATCGGCCCGGCGCTGTTCCGCAAGGCTTGCAAGCTCGGTTTGATCGGGATGGAAACCCCTGCCGAATTTGGCGGCCTCGGCCTCAATAAAGTCACCGGCATCGGCGTCTCGGAGCAACTCACGCGCCTCGGCGGGTTCGGCGTCACCTGCGGCGCGCACAGCGGCATCGGCACGCAACCACTCATTTATTTTGGCAACGAAGCGCAAAAGAAAAAATATCTGCCCAAGCTCGCCAGCGGCGAATGGATCGCCGCCTACGCGCTTAGCGAAACCGGCTCCGGTTCGGACGCGCTCGGTATGAGGACCAAAGCCACGCTCACGCCCGACGGAAAACATTACGTCCTCAACGGCACCAAAATGTGGATCTCCAACGCCGGCTGGGCGGACTTGATCACGGTCTTCGCCAAGGTGGACGGCAAACTCGTCACGGCGTTCCTGGTGGAACGGACTTTCCCCGGCGTTTCCACCGGCAAGGAAGAACACAAACTCGGCATCAAGTCTTCCTCCACGCGCCGCGTCATTCTCGAAGACGTCAAAGTGCCGGTCGAAAATGTCTTGGGCGAGATCGGCAAGGGCGCCTACATCGCGTTCAACATATTGAACCTTGGCCGCTTCGGCTTGGGCGCGGGTTGCATCGGCGGCTCCAAAGATTTGTTGAAGGTCGCTACCAAGTACGCTCTCGAACGCCAACAGTTCGGTCGGCCCATCGCGTCGTTTGGTTTGATTCAACACAAGCTGGCGGAAATGGCCGTGCGGATTTTTGCCGGCGAAAGCACGACGTATCGCACCGCCGCCATGATCGACGCCGTGATGGCCACCGGCGAGATGATGGACTCCCCGGCCTTCGCGCGCGCGCTGGACGAGTTCGCGCTAGAATGCTCCATCATCAAGATCGTATGCAGCGAGATTCTCGGCTACGCAGCGGATGAAACCCTGCAGGTTCACGGCGGTTACGGTTTCACCGAGGAATTTCCTGCCGCGCGCGGCTATCGCGACTCGCGTATCAACCGCATTTTCGAAGGCACGAACGAAATCAACCGGCTGTTCATCCCCGGCAACCTCATGCGCCGCGCGCAAAAGGGACGCTTCCCGCTGATGGAAGCCGTCAAGAAAGTCAGCAAGGAAGTTCTCGACCTTTCGCCGTCACTCGATGCCGACGGCGACGAACTGGCCGCTGCGCAATCGCTCCTTGCCAACGCGAAGAAACTTGTGCTTCTGCTCGCCGGCATCGCCTACCAGAAATTCGGCGACAAGCTTATCGAAGAACAGGAAGTGCTGGCATGTCTCAGCGACATCATCAGCGACATTTACCTGGCCGAAAGCGCCCGACTGCGGACGTTGAAGGTGCGCAAGTCAAACGTCCGCCAGTCGATCATGGCCGACCTGACGCTCGTGTTCGTCAACGACGCCGTCGGGCGGATGGAAGCCTTGGCGCGTACGGCATTGACCGCCACGTCGGAAGGCGATGAATTGCGCGCGCAACTGGGAATCGCGAAACGACTGTTGCGCTGGCAACCACTCAACACCGTGGCGATGCGCCGCCGCATTGCCAAACGCTTGTGCGAAGTTGGCAATTATTCGGCGTTGGTTGCGGAGAAGTAA
- the dndC gene encoding DNA phosphorothioation system sulfurtransferase DndC: MASTSYQEIRDSLRQLYLDDPRPWLVGFSGGKDSTMVASVIVETIAGIPDGQRKKPVAILCTDTRVEIPAIAETIESTLARINKFSQQAALNIEVNLLKPPAEQSFWVNIIGRGYPPPNRVFRWCTQRLKIDPVTVFVNQRIGHWGEAILHLGARRAESSTRAQTMANRDTRDGLNRHPDLPRVWVSNPIEFLTTEEVWAYLLQKPNPWGGDNRPLYKLYASASNGECPIQIDTSTPSCGNSRFGCWTCTVVERDKAGEGLLALRSETIWN; this comes from the coding sequence ATGGCATCCACGTCTTACCAGGAAATCAGAGATTCGTTGCGGCAACTTTACCTGGACGACCCACGCCCTTGGCTGGTCGGCTTCAGCGGCGGCAAGGACAGCACGATGGTTGCCTCAGTCATCGTCGAAACCATTGCGGGCATCCCCGACGGTCAGCGGAAGAAGCCGGTCGCCATTCTTTGCACCGACACGCGCGTCGAGATTCCTGCCATCGCAGAGACGATCGAGAGCACACTTGCCAGGATCAACAAGTTCTCCCAGCAAGCTGCCCTCAATATCGAAGTCAACCTTCTCAAACCGCCCGCCGAACAATCCTTTTGGGTGAACATCATCGGGCGCGGGTACCCGCCGCCCAACCGAGTCTTTCGCTGGTGCACGCAGCGCCTCAAGATTGATCCCGTCACCGTGTTTGTAAACCAGCGCATTGGGCACTGGGGCGAAGCCATCCTGCATCTCGGCGCGCGCCGCGCCGAAAGCTCCACCCGCGCACAGACGATGGCAAACCGCGACACGCGCGACGGCTTGAACCGTCACCCCGATCTCCCGCGCGTCTGGGTTTCCAACCCCATCGAATTCCTTACCACCGAGGAAGTCTGGGCTTATCTCCTCCAAAAACCGAACCCGTGGGGCGGCGACAACCGCCCGCTCTACAAACTCTACGCCAGCGCCTCCAACGGCGAATGTCCCATCCAGATTGACACCAGCACGCCCAGTTGCGGCAACTCCCGCTTCGGCTGCTGGACCTGCACCGTTGTCGAACGCGACAAAGCCGGCGAAGGCCTGCTGGCCCTTCGGAGTGAAACCATCTGGAACTAA